The genomic interval GCCGTCTGTGTGCGCCGGGTGAGGCTGTTCGCCAGGTTCGACACCAATTCTTTAGAGGGATGCCGAAATGTCCAAAAAAGCCGTCAAGCCATCTTTGCAAAATCCGTTTGATCCGCCCGAGAAAGTCGAATTCACCATTCCCGGGGAGATCTCCCGTTCGACCGGCCCCTATGAAGAGGCGATGCAGGCCGGCTACGACCTGATCCAGCGCCCCATCAAGTCGGTGGAAGTCGGGCAGATCGAAAAGCAGCACTTCAAGAAGCGCATGACGGTCTGGGAGCGGATCCGCGTGCTCACCGAGGCGCAGCCCAACATTCTCTTCCAGAACTGGGGCAAGAACCTCGACGGCGCCTCGCTGGTGACGGGCATCCTCAACATCAACGGCCGTGATGTGGCCTTGTACGGCCATGATTTCACCGTGCGCGCCGGTTCCATCGACGCCACCAACGGCCAGAAACTCGCGCGCCTCATGTACATGGCGGGCGAAAAAGGCATTCCGCTCATCGGCATGAACGACTCGGCCGGCGCCTTCGTGCCCGCCGGGGTCGGCGGTCTCGACGGCTACGCCGAGGCCTTCACCGCCCTGCGCAAGATCAGCGGCGTGGTGCCGAGCATCATGTGCATGTTCGGCTTCAACGCCGGCGGCGGCAGCTACCTGCCGCGCCAGGGCAGCTTCGTCATTCAGCCCAGCGACACCTTTTTCGGCCTCACCGGGCCGGGCGTGGTCAAGTCGGTGCTCGGCGAGGACATCACCCCCGAGGAACTGGGCGGCCCCAAGGTGCACGGCCAGTCGGGCGTTGCCGACCTCACCGTGGGCGACGAGGTCGCGGCCCTGCGCACCGTGGTGCGCCTGCTCAGCTACCTGCCCGACAACAACAGCGTCATGGCGCCCTACCAGGAAACCAGCGATCCGCTGGATCGCAAGACCTGGGAAATCAACACCCTGCTGAAAAAAGCCTTCAATTCGCCCACCGGCTTCAACACGCCTTTCGATGTCTCCATCATCATCCAGCAGGTGTGCGATCACGGCGACTATTTCGAGATCCAGCCCGAGCGCGCGCGCGAGGTGGTGACCGCCTTCGGTCGCCTGGGCGGGCATGTGGTGGGGTTCGTCGCCAACAACTCGGCGGTCGCCTCGGGGCAGATCGACTGCGACTCGGCGCTCAAGATCGCGCGCTTCGTGCGTTTCTGCAACATCTACAACATCCCGCTGATCTTCATGGAGGACACCACCGGCTTTCTGCCCGGCCGCGAGCAGGAAGCGCGCGGCATCGTGCAGGCCGGGCGCTCCATGCTCGATTCCATCGTCGACGTGCGCACCCCGCGCATCCTGCTCATCCTGCGCAACGCCTTCGGCGGCGCCTACGCTTCCTACAACAACTACCCGACGGGCGCCGATCTGGTGCTCGCCCTGCCCACCACGCGCCTGGCGGTCATGGGGCCGGCGGGCAAGGAGTTCGTCTACAAGGACGAACTGCGCAAGATCCGCGGCGCCGTGCCGGGCATGATCAAGACCGGCACCCAGGAGCGCGTGGCGGCGGGAATGAACGGCGACGAGGCCAAGAAGGACGCGGAAAAAGCCGCCGCCGACTGGCTCAAGGCGCAGGAGGCCGCCCTCAATCAGCGCTACGAAAAGGAGCTGATGAATCCGCGAGAAGGTCTGGCCCTGGGCTCCATCTCCTCCATCGTCATGCCCACCGACCTGCGCAAGGTCCTGGGCGAGAACCTGGCTTTCTTCCTGCGTCATTACAAGCCCTCGCCCATGGGCGGCGTGCAGCGCGAGTTCCATTAAGCGCGGCGCGAATCCAAAACTTTAATGATCAGATTGGAGATAGAAACCCATGGCTCAAACCGTTGATTACTACCGCAACAATCCCCTGATCCACCGCGACCGCCGCCTCGGCCTGTCTTCCTCGGCCTGGGTGCGCTCCTTCGCCTGCGAGGATCTCAAGCCCCTCATCGTGTGCCGCGGCCCCATCCGCAAGGAGGCCATGGACGTCTTCGCCGAGATGGGCATCAGCCATTTCGGGATCCTGCTCTCGGAAAAAGACTCCATCGTCTATCCCAACGCCCTGGCCCCGGAGCTGCGCCAGCTCACCGATTCGCGCCGCGTGCACCGCGTGCCCGACTACACCGGCGCGAGCAAGGAGGAGCGCGTCGAGCGCATCCATCAGATCATCCAGATCGCCAAGGACAACGGCTACGACTCGATCTTCGCCGGCTACGGCTTCATGGCCGAGGACGAGGAATTCGTCGCCGCCATCGAGAAGGCGGGCCTGACCTTCATCGGCCCCAACTCGCGCACCCAGGCCGATGCGGGCAAGAAGGACGAAGCCAAGCGCACCGCCCTGGAGGTGAACGTCAGCGTCACCCCCGGCATCAACAACGTCACCGCGCGCACCCTGCTCAAGAAGCATCCCACGCGCAAGAAGCTCCTCGCCCTGGCCGAAGCGGAAGATCTCGCCATCGACCCGGCGCTGCTCAAGGATGAGAAACTGCCCGTGGAGGAACTGGCCGATGCCATCCTCTACGCCTCCTACGCCAAGGGCATCGACCTCTATTCCATCGAGGAGCTCTGCGCCCAGGTGCAGGCGGACGTCGCCGATATGTTCAAGAACTACCCCGGCAGCCGCGTGCGTCTCAAGGCCATCGGCGGCGGCGGCGGCAAGGGCCAGCGTATCCTCGGCGCCTCGCTGCTCATGAGCAAGAACCCCAGCGACAAGCAGATCGCCGAGGCCGCCGCGGAAACGCCCGCCATGGTGCGCGAGGTGCTCAACGAGGTCAAGGCGACGGGGGTTGGCGACAACAAGAACGTGCTCATCGAGCTCAACATCGAGCAGACCCGCCACAATGAAATCCAGTTGCTCGGCAACGGCGAATGGTGCATCGCCCTGGGCGGGCGCGACTGCTCCCTGCAGATGCACGAGCAGAAGCTGCTGGAAATCTCCGTCACCCAGGAAGCCCTGGCCGAGGAAATCGCCAAGGCCAAGGCCGCGGGCCTCAGCGCCCAGGTCAAGGCCCTGGAGAGCGATCTCAAGGTGCTCAAGCGCATGGAGGAGGAATCCGAGCGCTTCGGTAAGGCCGTGGGCCTGGATTCGGCCTCGACCTTTGAGTGCATCGTCGATCGCGACCGCCACTACTTCATGGAGGTCAACACCCGCATCCAGGTGGAACACCGCGTGACGGAGCTGGTCTACAGCCTCAAATTCACCAATCCCAAGGACAAGAACGATTTCTTCATCGTCGAGTCCCTGGTCGAGGCCATGGCTCTTCTGGCCTGCCACAAGAAGCGCCTGCCGCGCCCCGAGCGCATCGCGCGCTTCGGCGCCGGCGCCGAAGCGCGTCTCAACGCCACCGACGCCTCGCTTTCGCCCCATGCCGGCGGCATGATCCGCTACTGGTCCAAGCCCCTGGAAGGCGAAATCCGCGATGATCAGGGCATCTGCCTGCCCAACCCCGACACGGGCATGTTCATGCGCTACAAGGTGGCCGGCGCCTACGACTCCAACATCGCCCTGATTCTCACCAAGGGCGAGGACCGGCGCGCGAGCTACGAGAAGCTCGCCGAGGTGCTGTGCAAGATGAGCATCCGCGGCACCGATCTGGGCACCAACCTCGAATTCCACTACGGCCTGGTCAACTGGTTTCTCGGCCAGAACGTCATGGCCAAGCCCACCACGCGCTTCGTCGTGCCCTACCTGACCCTGGTCGGCACCCTCAAGGAAGAGGCCAACAAGCTCGATCCGGTGTTTGCCTTCCTCGATATGAAGAAGCACTACGCCAAGCTCATCGGCGAGGCCTTCGCCGATCAGCCCGAGGAGCTCAAGAAGCAGAGCAAAAACATCTCCGAGGTGCTCGACCGCAAGGGTACGCTGCTCACCCGTCCCATGGAGCGCCTGCTCGAGGATCCCCATCTGCTCTCGGGCTGGCTGAGCATCCACCGCCACAACTTCCGCATCGACGACGGCAAGTTGGTGTGGCTGCGCAATCCCCTGGTGATTCTCGATGAAACCTACGACTACCTCAACATGAGCTACGATCCCAAGGCCACCGCCGCCGAGGTGATCTGGGACCACGACAATGAACTGCTGCAGAAGGGCCTGCGTTTCTACGCCACCCTGCGCGAGAAATTCAAGCTGGAGAAGGACGACTACTTCAAGCTCAACGAGATTCTGCAGAAGGACAAAGCGCCCAAGGGCTTCGACGCCCAGACCTGGGAGCAGGTGCGCTCCGCCCATTTCGGCTTCGAGGCGGGTCTGGAACTGATCGGCATGCTGTTCCTGGTGGGGGTCAACACCAACTTCTGGGATTTCCGCGTCGAGGACGATCTGGAGGTGACCATTCCCACCTACCTCAACGATCCCGATCTGCAGGCGCGCATGAAGAAGGTGCTGGTGCCGCCGCCG from Geoalkalibacter sp. carries:
- a CDS encoding ATP-binding protein, giving the protein MAQTVDYYRNNPLIHRDRRLGLSSSAWVRSFACEDLKPLIVCRGPIRKEAMDVFAEMGISHFGILLSEKDSIVYPNALAPELRQLTDSRRVHRVPDYTGASKEERVERIHQIIQIAKDNGYDSIFAGYGFMAEDEEFVAAIEKAGLTFIGPNSRTQADAGKKDEAKRTALEVNVSVTPGINNVTARTLLKKHPTRKKLLALAEAEDLAIDPALLKDEKLPVEELADAILYASYAKGIDLYSIEELCAQVQADVADMFKNYPGSRVRLKAIGGGGGKGQRILGASLLMSKNPSDKQIAEAAAETPAMVREVLNEVKATGVGDNKNVLIELNIEQTRHNEIQLLGNGEWCIALGGRDCSLQMHEQKLLEISVTQEALAEEIAKAKAAGLSAQVKALESDLKVLKRMEEESERFGKAVGLDSASTFECIVDRDRHYFMEVNTRIQVEHRVTELVYSLKFTNPKDKNDFFIVESLVEAMALLACHKKRLPRPERIARFGAGAEARLNATDASLSPHAGGMIRYWSKPLEGEIRDDQGICLPNPDTGMFMRYKVAGAYDSNIALILTKGEDRRASYEKLAEVLCKMSIRGTDLGTNLEFHYGLVNWFLGQNVMAKPTTRFVVPYLTLVGTLKEEANKLDPVFAFLDMKKHYAKLIGEAFADQPEELKKQSKNISEVLDRKGTLLTRPMERLLEDPHLLSGWLSIHRHNFRIDDGKLVWLRNPLVILDETYDYLNMSYDPKATAAEVIWDHDNELLQKGLRFYATLREKFKLEKDDYFKLNEILQKDKAPKGFDAQTWEQVRSAHFGFEAGLELIGMLFLVGVNTNFWDFRVEDDLEVTIPTYLNDPDLQARMKKVLVPPPATKADEIVAVCGGMYYGQEAPGLPAFVHEGMHFEKGQPLYIIEVMKMFNTVRAPFSGTIDKILITSGDGTIVAKGQPLFKITPDEKFIEVDPKELEREKRARTSEYLKAIL
- a CDS encoding acyl-CoA carboxylase subunit beta; its protein translation is MSKKAVKPSLQNPFDPPEKVEFTIPGEISRSTGPYEEAMQAGYDLIQRPIKSVEVGQIEKQHFKKRMTVWERIRVLTEAQPNILFQNWGKNLDGASLVTGILNINGRDVALYGHDFTVRAGSIDATNGQKLARLMYMAGEKGIPLIGMNDSAGAFVPAGVGGLDGYAEAFTALRKISGVVPSIMCMFGFNAGGGSYLPRQGSFVIQPSDTFFGLTGPGVVKSVLGEDITPEELGGPKVHGQSGVADLTVGDEVAALRTVVRLLSYLPDNNSVMAPYQETSDPLDRKTWEINTLLKKAFNSPTGFNTPFDVSIIIQQVCDHGDYFEIQPERAREVVTAFGRLGGHVVGFVANNSAVASGQIDCDSALKIARFVRFCNIYNIPLIFMEDTTGFLPGREQEARGIVQAGRSMLDSIVDVRTPRILLILRNAFGGAYASYNNYPTGADLVLALPTTRLAVMGPAGKEFVYKDELRKIRGAVPGMIKTGTQERVAAGMNGDEAKKDAEKAAADWLKAQEAALNQRYEKELMNPREGLALGSISSIVMPTDLRKVLGENLAFFLRHYKPSPMGGVQREFH